The Panicum hallii strain FIL2 chromosome 9, PHallii_v3.1, whole genome shotgun sequence genome has a window encoding:
- the LOC112874476 gene encoding SET and MYND domain-containing protein 4 isoform X3, whose product MERLKSAVPAELRRAVGEGAAADLPTTTSRLLAFFDSLPLFHQVMRELTDPELALCRKDKGRAAELKGKGNACFSRREFGEALGFYSQALRHVPTNSDGMDVNLVSAIYANRASTMHKLGLFKESLRDCDRAIAVSSNYSKAWYRKGMVKASLKNYSSAIHDLEVALSTEMTSLGKSNIEQELKLILQKQENVNEVGTSDCGSKDADVPLAEQPQKVIIDSISTPNKGRGMASINDIPPASLIHVEDPLAVIIMKSSRETHCHFCFNEAPADVVFCPLCTIPIYCSKRCQEQAVGDISCNQDTYLEHECGGAHWAAVLPADIVLAGRIMARDREKRMLYGKSVASSGPNLDLVHHYDHHSPDNKLESQIYAIILLLCLQNHYRSDLSWTEDSLSQLVLLIFQIKVNSIAIVRMKSMDGGPELTVNKGVSAAEGANMCSVEQVRVAQAIYVSGSLFNHSCRPNVHAYFLSRTLVLRSTEFIKSGSPVELSYGPQAGEMHLPDRQKSLQENYYFSCQCSSCSELNLSDLVMNSFCCPQSNCLGAISESTYYRSKENFVHVSLGGSYVWKLSLPDVSKVGKDMEKVARSLLGNSGASLNIDPGCCMNCRSHIEVSSAAATSHREASKINRLKEITLLDKTLIPEALQSLKQLKKLRHPYSKVLAQAQDTIAEAFVKVGDQEQAQKHCKASIQILEKVYHPKHITIAHELIKLVSILLSLGDGASAAATFARAEAIFSLYYGSHMEKILAYMGTLKRALRCESTTGAC is encoded by the exons ATGGAGCGGCTCAAATCGGCGGTTCCGGCCGAGCTCCGGCGGGCCGTCGGCGAGGGCGCGGCCGCCGACCTCCCAACCACAACCTCTCGCTTGCTCGCCTTCTTTGATAGCCTCCCGCTCTTCCACCAG GTTATGCGAGAGCTTACCGACCCGGAGCTTGCTCTGTGTCGCAAGGACAAGGGGAGGGCAGCCGAATTGAAGGGCAAGGGCAATGCGTGCTTCTCAAGGAGGGAATTTGGTGAAGCTCTCGGGTTCTATTCCCAG GCATTGCGTCATGTCCCGACTAATTCAGATGGCATGGATGTGAACTTGGTATCTGCAATATATGCCAATCGTGCCTCGACGATGCAT AAATTAGGTCTATTTAAAGAGTCTCTAAGGGATTGCGACAGGGCCATTGCCGTTTCATCTAATTATTCTAAG GCATGGTACAGGAAGGGAATGGTAAAGGCATCGCTTAAGAATTATTCATCTGCCATACATGATTTGGAGGTTGCATTGAGCACGGAAATGACTTCTTTAGGGAAGAGTAACATAGAACAAGAGCTGAAGTTGATTTTACAAAAACAAGAAAATGTCAATGAAGTTGGGACATCAGACTGTGGTAGCAAGGATGCAGATGTGCCACTTGCAG AGCAACCTCAGAAGGTTATTATAGATAGTATCTCAACACCCAACAAAGGTAGAGGAATGGCATCTATCAATGATATTCCACCAGCTTCATTGATTCATGTTGAGGATCCTCTGGCTGTG ATTATCATGAAATCTTCCCGTGAAACACACTGCCACTTTTGCTTTAATGAAGCTCCAGCAGATGTTGTATTCTGTCCTTTGTGTACAATACCAATTTACTGTTCAAAAAGGTGCCAGGAGCAAGCTGTAGGAGATATTTCTTGTAATCAAGATACTTATCTTGA GCATGAATGTGGAGGTGCTCACTGGGCAGCTGTTTTACCAGCTGATATTGTTTTAGCTGGACGAATAATGGCACGAGACAGAGAAAAAAGGATGCTGTATGGAAAGAGTGTTGCTAGTTCTGGCCCAAATCTG GATCTGGTTCACCATTATGATCATCATTCGCCTGATAACAAGTTGGAGTCCCAGATATATGCAATTATCCTATTATTATGCCTCCAAAACCATTATAGATCAGATCTTTCATGGACAGAAGATTCTTTATCACAG CTGGTTCTTTTGATATTTCAAATTAAAGTCAATTCAATTGCAATTGTTCGTATGAAATCGATGGATGGAGGCCCAGAGCTCACAGTAAATAAAGGTGTTTCTGCAGCTGAAGGTGCAAACATGTGTAGTGTGGAGCAG GTCAGGGTTGCTCAAGCTATTTATGTATCGGGTAGCCTGTTCAATCACTCATGCCGACCCAATGTACATGCATATTTTCTTTCACGCACTCTCGTTCTAAGATCTACAGAATTTATAAAATCCGGGAGCCCAGTCGAACTGTCATATGGTCCACAG GCTGGTGAGATGCATCTTCCAGACAGGCAGAAGTCACTTCAGGAGAATTACTACTTTAGTTGTCAATGTTCAAGTTGCTCAGAGCTAAATCTATCAGACCTTGTCATGAATTCATTTTGTTGTCCACAAAGTAACTGCCTTGGTGCCATATCAGAATCAACTTACTACAGGTCCAAAGAGAATTTTGTCCATGTTTCCCTAGGAGGATCTTATGTCTGGAAACTGTCATTGCCT GATGTATCAAAGGTTGGTAAGGATATGGAGAAAGTCGCTAGATCTCTTCTTGGAAATAGTGGTGCCAGTCTGAACATAGATCCTGGGTGCTGCATGAATTGTAGATCCCATATTGAAGTGTCATCTGCTGCGGCTACATCACACAGGGAAGCATCAAAGATCAATAG GTTGAAGGAGATTACATTACTAGACAAAACTCTCATCCCAGAGGCACTACAATCTCTAAAACAACTCAAGAAACTGAGGCATCCATATAGCAAGGTTCTTGCCCAG GCCCAAGACACAATTGCAGAGGCCTTTGTAAAGGTAGGAGACCAAGAACAAGCACAAAAGCACTGCAAAGCATCAATTCAG ATCCTCGAGAAGGTATACCACCCGAAACACATCACCATTGCACACGAGCTAATCAAGCTCGTTTCGATTCTGCTGTCCCTGGGAGACGGGGCAAGTGCAGCAGCCACATTCGCACGAGCGGAGGCAATATTCTCCCTGTACTATGGGTCTCATATGGAGAAGATTTTAGCATACATGGGTACCCTGAAGAGAGCTCTCCGCTGCGAGTCCACCACCGGAGCATGCTGA
- the LOC112874476 gene encoding SET and MYND domain-containing protein 4 isoform X1 translates to MERLKSAVPAELRRAVGEGAAADLPTTTSRLLAFFDSLPLFHQVMRELTDPELALCRKDKGRAAELKGKGNACFSRREFGEALGFYSQALRHVPTNSDGMDVNLVSAIYANRASTMHKLGLFKESLRDCDRAIAVSSNYSKAWYRKGMVKASLKNYSSAIHDLEVALSTEMTSLGKSNIEQELKLILQKQENVNEVGTSDCGSKDADVPLAEQPQKVIIDSISTPNKGRGMASINDIPPASLIHVEDPLAVIIMKSSRETHCHFCFNEAPADVVFCPLCTIPIYCSKRCQEQAVGDISCNQDTYLEYDDHATSLAKLSITSSCKSPSSKLFAEHRHECGGAHWAAVLPADIVLAGRIMARDREKRMLYGKSVASSGPNLDLVHHYDHHSPDNKLESQIYAIILLLCLQNHYRSDLSWTEDSLSQLVLLIFQIKVNSIAIVRMKSMDGGPELTVNKGVSAAEGANMCSVEQVRVAQAIYVSGSLFNHSCRPNVHAYFLSRTLVLRSTEFIKSGSPVELSYGPQAGEMHLPDRQKSLQENYYFSCQCSSCSELNLSDLVMNSFCCPQSNCLGAISESTYYRSKENFVHVSLGGSYVWKLSLPDVSKVGKDMEKVARSLLGNSGASLNIDPGCCMNCRSHIEVSSAAATSHREASKINRLKEITLLDKTLIPEALQSLKQLKKLRHPYSKVLAQAQDTIAEAFVKVGDQEQAQKHCKASIQILEKVYHPKHITIAHELIKLVSILLSLGDGASAAATFARAEAIFSLYYGSHMEKILAYMGTLKRALRCESTTGAC, encoded by the exons ATGGAGCGGCTCAAATCGGCGGTTCCGGCCGAGCTCCGGCGGGCCGTCGGCGAGGGCGCGGCCGCCGACCTCCCAACCACAACCTCTCGCTTGCTCGCCTTCTTTGATAGCCTCCCGCTCTTCCACCAG GTTATGCGAGAGCTTACCGACCCGGAGCTTGCTCTGTGTCGCAAGGACAAGGGGAGGGCAGCCGAATTGAAGGGCAAGGGCAATGCGTGCTTCTCAAGGAGGGAATTTGGTGAAGCTCTCGGGTTCTATTCCCAG GCATTGCGTCATGTCCCGACTAATTCAGATGGCATGGATGTGAACTTGGTATCTGCAATATATGCCAATCGTGCCTCGACGATGCAT AAATTAGGTCTATTTAAAGAGTCTCTAAGGGATTGCGACAGGGCCATTGCCGTTTCATCTAATTATTCTAAG GCATGGTACAGGAAGGGAATGGTAAAGGCATCGCTTAAGAATTATTCATCTGCCATACATGATTTGGAGGTTGCATTGAGCACGGAAATGACTTCTTTAGGGAAGAGTAACATAGAACAAGAGCTGAAGTTGATTTTACAAAAACAAGAAAATGTCAATGAAGTTGGGACATCAGACTGTGGTAGCAAGGATGCAGATGTGCCACTTGCAG AGCAACCTCAGAAGGTTATTATAGATAGTATCTCAACACCCAACAAAGGTAGAGGAATGGCATCTATCAATGATATTCCACCAGCTTCATTGATTCATGTTGAGGATCCTCTGGCTGTG ATTATCATGAAATCTTCCCGTGAAACACACTGCCACTTTTGCTTTAATGAAGCTCCAGCAGATGTTGTATTCTGTCCTTTGTGTACAATACCAATTTACTGTTCAAAAAGGTGCCAGGAGCAAGCTGTAGGAGATATTTCTTGTAATCAAGATACTTATCTTGAGTATGATGATCATGCAACAAGTCTTGCAAAACTGAGCATAACTTCTAGTTGCAAGTCTCCAAGCTCTAAACTGTTCGCTGAACATAGGCATGAATGTGGAGGTGCTCACTGGGCAGCTGTTTTACCAGCTGATATTGTTTTAGCTGGACGAATAATGGCACGAGACAGAGAAAAAAGGATGCTGTATGGAAAGAGTGTTGCTAGTTCTGGCCCAAATCTG GATCTGGTTCACCATTATGATCATCATTCGCCTGATAACAAGTTGGAGTCCCAGATATATGCAATTATCCTATTATTATGCCTCCAAAACCATTATAGATCAGATCTTTCATGGACAGAAGATTCTTTATCACAG CTGGTTCTTTTGATATTTCAAATTAAAGTCAATTCAATTGCAATTGTTCGTATGAAATCGATGGATGGAGGCCCAGAGCTCACAGTAAATAAAGGTGTTTCTGCAGCTGAAGGTGCAAACATGTGTAGTGTGGAGCAG GTCAGGGTTGCTCAAGCTATTTATGTATCGGGTAGCCTGTTCAATCACTCATGCCGACCCAATGTACATGCATATTTTCTTTCACGCACTCTCGTTCTAAGATCTACAGAATTTATAAAATCCGGGAGCCCAGTCGAACTGTCATATGGTCCACAG GCTGGTGAGATGCATCTTCCAGACAGGCAGAAGTCACTTCAGGAGAATTACTACTTTAGTTGTCAATGTTCAAGTTGCTCAGAGCTAAATCTATCAGACCTTGTCATGAATTCATTTTGTTGTCCACAAAGTAACTGCCTTGGTGCCATATCAGAATCAACTTACTACAGGTCCAAAGAGAATTTTGTCCATGTTTCCCTAGGAGGATCTTATGTCTGGAAACTGTCATTGCCT GATGTATCAAAGGTTGGTAAGGATATGGAGAAAGTCGCTAGATCTCTTCTTGGAAATAGTGGTGCCAGTCTGAACATAGATCCTGGGTGCTGCATGAATTGTAGATCCCATATTGAAGTGTCATCTGCTGCGGCTACATCACACAGGGAAGCATCAAAGATCAATAG GTTGAAGGAGATTACATTACTAGACAAAACTCTCATCCCAGAGGCACTACAATCTCTAAAACAACTCAAGAAACTGAGGCATCCATATAGCAAGGTTCTTGCCCAG GCCCAAGACACAATTGCAGAGGCCTTTGTAAAGGTAGGAGACCAAGAACAAGCACAAAAGCACTGCAAAGCATCAATTCAG ATCCTCGAGAAGGTATACCACCCGAAACACATCACCATTGCACACGAGCTAATCAAGCTCGTTTCGATTCTGCTGTCCCTGGGAGACGGGGCAAGTGCAGCAGCCACATTCGCACGAGCGGAGGCAATATTCTCCCTGTACTATGGGTCTCATATGGAGAAGATTTTAGCATACATGGGTACCCTGAAGAGAGCTCTCCGCTGCGAGTCCACCACCGGAGCATGCTGA
- the LOC112874476 gene encoding SET and MYND domain-containing protein 4 isoform X2 — protein sequence MERLKSAVPAELRRAVGEGAAADLPTTTSRLLAFFDSLPLFHQVMRELTDPELALCRKDKGRAAELKGKGNACFSRREFGEALGFYSQALRHVPTNSDGMDVNLVSAIYANRASTMHKLGLFKESLRDCDRAIAVSSNYSKAWYRKGMVKASLKNYSSAIHDLEVALSTEMTSLGKSNIEQELKLILQKQENVNEVGTSDCGSKDADVPLAEQPQKVIIDSISTPNKGRGMASINDIPPASLIHVEDPLAVIIMKSSRETHCHFCFNEAPADVVFCPLCTIPIYCSKRCQEQAVGDISCNQDTYLEYDDHATSLAKLSITSSCKSPSSKLFAEHRHECGGAHWAAVLPADIVLAGRIMARDREKRMLYGKSVASSGPNLDLVHHYDHHSPDNKLESQIYAIILLLCLQNHYRSDLSWTEDSLSQLVLLIFQIKVNSIAIVRMKSMDGGPELTVNKGVSAAEGANMCSVEQVRVAQAIYVSGSLFNHSCRPNVHAYFLSRTLVLRSTEFIKSGSPVELSYGPQAGEMHLPDRQKSLQENYYFSCQCSSCSELNLSDLVMNSFCCPQSNCLGAISESTYYRSKENFVHVSLGGSYVWKLSLPVGKDMEKVARSLLGNSGASLNIDPGCCMNCRSHIEVSSAAATSHREASKINRLKEITLLDKTLIPEALQSLKQLKKLRHPYSKVLAQAQDTIAEAFVKVGDQEQAQKHCKASIQILEKVYHPKHITIAHELIKLVSILLSLGDGASAAATFARAEAIFSLYYGSHMEKILAYMGTLKRALRCESTTGAC from the exons ATGGAGCGGCTCAAATCGGCGGTTCCGGCCGAGCTCCGGCGGGCCGTCGGCGAGGGCGCGGCCGCCGACCTCCCAACCACAACCTCTCGCTTGCTCGCCTTCTTTGATAGCCTCCCGCTCTTCCACCAG GTTATGCGAGAGCTTACCGACCCGGAGCTTGCTCTGTGTCGCAAGGACAAGGGGAGGGCAGCCGAATTGAAGGGCAAGGGCAATGCGTGCTTCTCAAGGAGGGAATTTGGTGAAGCTCTCGGGTTCTATTCCCAG GCATTGCGTCATGTCCCGACTAATTCAGATGGCATGGATGTGAACTTGGTATCTGCAATATATGCCAATCGTGCCTCGACGATGCAT AAATTAGGTCTATTTAAAGAGTCTCTAAGGGATTGCGACAGGGCCATTGCCGTTTCATCTAATTATTCTAAG GCATGGTACAGGAAGGGAATGGTAAAGGCATCGCTTAAGAATTATTCATCTGCCATACATGATTTGGAGGTTGCATTGAGCACGGAAATGACTTCTTTAGGGAAGAGTAACATAGAACAAGAGCTGAAGTTGATTTTACAAAAACAAGAAAATGTCAATGAAGTTGGGACATCAGACTGTGGTAGCAAGGATGCAGATGTGCCACTTGCAG AGCAACCTCAGAAGGTTATTATAGATAGTATCTCAACACCCAACAAAGGTAGAGGAATGGCATCTATCAATGATATTCCACCAGCTTCATTGATTCATGTTGAGGATCCTCTGGCTGTG ATTATCATGAAATCTTCCCGTGAAACACACTGCCACTTTTGCTTTAATGAAGCTCCAGCAGATGTTGTATTCTGTCCTTTGTGTACAATACCAATTTACTGTTCAAAAAGGTGCCAGGAGCAAGCTGTAGGAGATATTTCTTGTAATCAAGATACTTATCTTGAGTATGATGATCATGCAACAAGTCTTGCAAAACTGAGCATAACTTCTAGTTGCAAGTCTCCAAGCTCTAAACTGTTCGCTGAACATAGGCATGAATGTGGAGGTGCTCACTGGGCAGCTGTTTTACCAGCTGATATTGTTTTAGCTGGACGAATAATGGCACGAGACAGAGAAAAAAGGATGCTGTATGGAAAGAGTGTTGCTAGTTCTGGCCCAAATCTG GATCTGGTTCACCATTATGATCATCATTCGCCTGATAACAAGTTGGAGTCCCAGATATATGCAATTATCCTATTATTATGCCTCCAAAACCATTATAGATCAGATCTTTCATGGACAGAAGATTCTTTATCACAG CTGGTTCTTTTGATATTTCAAATTAAAGTCAATTCAATTGCAATTGTTCGTATGAAATCGATGGATGGAGGCCCAGAGCTCACAGTAAATAAAGGTGTTTCTGCAGCTGAAGGTGCAAACATGTGTAGTGTGGAGCAG GTCAGGGTTGCTCAAGCTATTTATGTATCGGGTAGCCTGTTCAATCACTCATGCCGACCCAATGTACATGCATATTTTCTTTCACGCACTCTCGTTCTAAGATCTACAGAATTTATAAAATCCGGGAGCCCAGTCGAACTGTCATATGGTCCACAG GCTGGTGAGATGCATCTTCCAGACAGGCAGAAGTCACTTCAGGAGAATTACTACTTTAGTTGTCAATGTTCAAGTTGCTCAGAGCTAAATCTATCAGACCTTGTCATGAATTCATTTTGTTGTCCACAAAGTAACTGCCTTGGTGCCATATCAGAATCAACTTACTACAGGTCCAAAGAGAATTTTGTCCATGTTTCCCTAGGAGGATCTTATGTCTGGAAACTGTCATTGCCT GTTGGTAAGGATATGGAGAAAGTCGCTAGATCTCTTCTTGGAAATAGTGGTGCCAGTCTGAACATAGATCCTGGGTGCTGCATGAATTGTAGATCCCATATTGAAGTGTCATCTGCTGCGGCTACATCACACAGGGAAGCATCAAAGATCAATAG GTTGAAGGAGATTACATTACTAGACAAAACTCTCATCCCAGAGGCACTACAATCTCTAAAACAACTCAAGAAACTGAGGCATCCATATAGCAAGGTTCTTGCCCAG GCCCAAGACACAATTGCAGAGGCCTTTGTAAAGGTAGGAGACCAAGAACAAGCACAAAAGCACTGCAAAGCATCAATTCAG ATCCTCGAGAAGGTATACCACCCGAAACACATCACCATTGCACACGAGCTAATCAAGCTCGTTTCGATTCTGCTGTCCCTGGGAGACGGGGCAAGTGCAGCAGCCACATTCGCACGAGCGGAGGCAATATTCTCCCTGTACTATGGGTCTCATATGGAGAAGATTTTAGCATACATGGGTACCCTGAAGAGAGCTCTCCGCTGCGAGTCCACCACCGGAGCATGCTGA
- the LOC112874476 gene encoding uncharacterized protein LOC112874476 isoform X4 has product MERLKSAVPAELRRAVGEGAAADLPTTTSRLLAFFDSLPLFHQVMRELTDPELALCRKDKGRAAELKGKGNACFSRREFGEALGFYSQALRHVPTNSDGMDVNLVSAIYANRASTMHKLGLFKESLRDCDRAIAVSSNYSKAWYRKGMVKASLKNYSSAIHDLEVALSTEMTSLGKSNIEQELKLILQKQENVNEVGTSDCGSKDADVPLAEQPQKVIIDSISTPNKGRGMASINDIPPASLIHVEDPLAVIIMKSSRETHCHFCFNEAPADVVFCPLCTIPIYCSKRCQEQAVGDISCNQDTYLEYDDHATSLAKLSITSSCKSPSSKLFAEHRHECGGAHWAAVLPADIVLAGRIMARDREKRMLYGKSVASSGPNLDLVHHYDHHSPDNKLESQIYAIILLLCLQNHYRSDLSWTEDSLSQLVLLIFQIKVNSIAIVRMKSMDGGPELTVNKGVSAAEGANMCSVEQAGEMHLPDRQKSLQENYYFSCQCSSCSELNLSDLVMNSFCCPQSNCLGAISESTYYRSKENFVHVSLGGSYVWKLSLPDVSKVGKDMEKVARSLLGNSGASLNIDPGCCMNCRSHIEVSSAAATSHREASKINRLKEITLLDKTLIPEALQSLKQLKKLRHPYSKVLAQAQDTIAEAFVKVGDQEQAQKHCKASIQILEKVYHPKHITIAHELIKLVSILLSLGDGASAAATFARAEAIFSLYYGSHMEKILAYMGTLKRALRCESTTGAC; this is encoded by the exons ATGGAGCGGCTCAAATCGGCGGTTCCGGCCGAGCTCCGGCGGGCCGTCGGCGAGGGCGCGGCCGCCGACCTCCCAACCACAACCTCTCGCTTGCTCGCCTTCTTTGATAGCCTCCCGCTCTTCCACCAG GTTATGCGAGAGCTTACCGACCCGGAGCTTGCTCTGTGTCGCAAGGACAAGGGGAGGGCAGCCGAATTGAAGGGCAAGGGCAATGCGTGCTTCTCAAGGAGGGAATTTGGTGAAGCTCTCGGGTTCTATTCCCAG GCATTGCGTCATGTCCCGACTAATTCAGATGGCATGGATGTGAACTTGGTATCTGCAATATATGCCAATCGTGCCTCGACGATGCAT AAATTAGGTCTATTTAAAGAGTCTCTAAGGGATTGCGACAGGGCCATTGCCGTTTCATCTAATTATTCTAAG GCATGGTACAGGAAGGGAATGGTAAAGGCATCGCTTAAGAATTATTCATCTGCCATACATGATTTGGAGGTTGCATTGAGCACGGAAATGACTTCTTTAGGGAAGAGTAACATAGAACAAGAGCTGAAGTTGATTTTACAAAAACAAGAAAATGTCAATGAAGTTGGGACATCAGACTGTGGTAGCAAGGATGCAGATGTGCCACTTGCAG AGCAACCTCAGAAGGTTATTATAGATAGTATCTCAACACCCAACAAAGGTAGAGGAATGGCATCTATCAATGATATTCCACCAGCTTCATTGATTCATGTTGAGGATCCTCTGGCTGTG ATTATCATGAAATCTTCCCGTGAAACACACTGCCACTTTTGCTTTAATGAAGCTCCAGCAGATGTTGTATTCTGTCCTTTGTGTACAATACCAATTTACTGTTCAAAAAGGTGCCAGGAGCAAGCTGTAGGAGATATTTCTTGTAATCAAGATACTTATCTTGAGTATGATGATCATGCAACAAGTCTTGCAAAACTGAGCATAACTTCTAGTTGCAAGTCTCCAAGCTCTAAACTGTTCGCTGAACATAGGCATGAATGTGGAGGTGCTCACTGGGCAGCTGTTTTACCAGCTGATATTGTTTTAGCTGGACGAATAATGGCACGAGACAGAGAAAAAAGGATGCTGTATGGAAAGAGTGTTGCTAGTTCTGGCCCAAATCTG GATCTGGTTCACCATTATGATCATCATTCGCCTGATAACAAGTTGGAGTCCCAGATATATGCAATTATCCTATTATTATGCCTCCAAAACCATTATAGATCAGATCTTTCATGGACAGAAGATTCTTTATCACAG CTGGTTCTTTTGATATTTCAAATTAAAGTCAATTCAATTGCAATTGTTCGTATGAAATCGATGGATGGAGGCCCAGAGCTCACAGTAAATAAAGGTGTTTCTGCAGCTGAAGGTGCAAACATGTGTAGTGTGGAGCAG GCTGGTGAGATGCATCTTCCAGACAGGCAGAAGTCACTTCAGGAGAATTACTACTTTAGTTGTCAATGTTCAAGTTGCTCAGAGCTAAATCTATCAGACCTTGTCATGAATTCATTTTGTTGTCCACAAAGTAACTGCCTTGGTGCCATATCAGAATCAACTTACTACAGGTCCAAAGAGAATTTTGTCCATGTTTCCCTAGGAGGATCTTATGTCTGGAAACTGTCATTGCCT GATGTATCAAAGGTTGGTAAGGATATGGAGAAAGTCGCTAGATCTCTTCTTGGAAATAGTGGTGCCAGTCTGAACATAGATCCTGGGTGCTGCATGAATTGTAGATCCCATATTGAAGTGTCATCTGCTGCGGCTACATCACACAGGGAAGCATCAAAGATCAATAG GTTGAAGGAGATTACATTACTAGACAAAACTCTCATCCCAGAGGCACTACAATCTCTAAAACAACTCAAGAAACTGAGGCATCCATATAGCAAGGTTCTTGCCCAG GCCCAAGACACAATTGCAGAGGCCTTTGTAAAGGTAGGAGACCAAGAACAAGCACAAAAGCACTGCAAAGCATCAATTCAG ATCCTCGAGAAGGTATACCACCCGAAACACATCACCATTGCACACGAGCTAATCAAGCTCGTTTCGATTCTGCTGTCCCTGGGAGACGGGGCAAGTGCAGCAGCCACATTCGCACGAGCGGAGGCAATATTCTCCCTGTACTATGGGTCTCATATGGAGAAGATTTTAGCATACATGGGTACCCTGAAGAGAGCTCTCCGCTGCGAGTCCACCACCGGAGCATGCTGA